In a single window of the Danio aesculapii chromosome 20, fDanAes4.1, whole genome shotgun sequence genome:
- the LOC130247433 gene encoding cysteinyl leukotriene receptor 1, protein MEQIQVNLLSLRLIISIVGVVGNTLLLVSILHTHTHLKSFEVFLLALCSANLQQLVMVDVYDVLLLCSPSCIGVCSCRALRLLTVFGEVCSVLFTTLISIYRYQKLHDVFSHVNVPVLLDSLRWAVCMCVLCVCVALAFGLPTLLVNTHWSVSNSSFERCPVDFFQCPSSSPCLIHIYKYVFLLVCVVLPLLVVTVTSVLMVRVLLAQQRAVQVREAEEPHPHHHHSSLLRSTLAILAAMLLFLLDWSVYLLLHLAFDPYSFPLWAEVEFFITTFYTALSPYVYGIGNDLFSIKRLYC, encoded by the coding sequence atggAGCAGATACAGGTGAATCTCCTCTCTCTGCGCCTCATCATCTCCATCGTCGGTGTTGTGGGAAACACACTCCTGCTGGTCTccatcctgcacacacacacacacctgaagtcGTTCGAGGTGTTCCTGCTGGCTCTGTGCTCCGCGAACCTGCAGCAGCTGGTGATGGTTGACGTGTATGATGTTCTGCTGCTGTGTTCTCCGTCCTGCATCGGTGTGTGTTCCTGCCGCGCGCTGCGGCTCCTGACGGTGTTCGGGGAGGTCTGCAGCGTGCTCTTCACCACGCTCATCAGCATCTACCGCTACCAGAAGCTCCACGACGTGTTCTCGCATGTGAACGTGCCCGTGCTGCTGGACAGCCTGCGCTGggcggtgtgtatgtgtgtgttgtgtgtgtgtgtggcgctcGCCTTCGGTCTGCCCACGCTCCTGGTAAACACACACTGGAGTGTGTCCAACTCTTCGTTCGAGCGCTGCCCGGTGGACTTCTTCCAGTGTCCGTCCTCCTCCCCGTGTCTTATACACATCTACAAGTACGTGTTCCTGCTGGTGTGTGTGGTGCTGCCGCTGCTGGTCGTCACGGTGACAAGCGTGCTGATGGTACGGGTCCTGCTGGCGCAGCAGCGGGCGGTACAGGTTCGAGAGGCGGAGGAGCCCCACCCGCATCACCATCACTCCTCTCTCCTGCGCAGCACGCTGGCCATCCTGGCGGCCATGTTGCTCTTCCTGCTGGACTGGAGTGTGTATCTGCTCCTGCATTTGGCCTTTGACCCCTACAGCTTCCCTCTGTGGGCGGAGGTGGAGTTCTTCATCACCACCTTCTACACCGCGCTCAGCCCCTACGTCTACGGCATCGGCAACGACCTCTTCAGCATAAAGCGCTTATACTGCTGA